Below is a window of Candidatus Viadribacter manganicus DNA.
CGGCTGCGGCGGATCCGAATTTGGCGATTGCGCTCTCGGCGATTACGACGCCGCGCGTGCGCGCTCTCTTTCAGTCGACCACCAGCTTCCGCACGACGTCGGGCCTACGCTTTACGGTTGATGGCGGCGACATCTTCGCGGCCACCGTTGCCGCCGGCTACATGCCTGAGGGACCCGATTTCGAAGGCTTCATGCAGCTCGTTGGTCCCGGCAGCGTGATCGTCGATGTCGGCGCGAACTTTGGCCTTTATGCGTTGAGCGCGGCGCTTTATGCGCGGCTACAGGGGCGCGTGTTCGCGTTCGAGCCGGCGCCCGGCGCCTTCGCGTTGCTTGAGCGCAACATCGCAGATAATGCGCTGGGCTCTATTGTCACTGCAAAGCAGCTCGCAGTGGCCGCCTCTGTGGGCAGGGCGGAGTTTTACATCGGCGACGATGTTTCGTTCAGCTCTTTACATCGAACAACACGCCTCGATGCGGACGTGACCAGCGTCGATGTCGAAATCGTCACGCTCGATGTGGCTCTATCACATATCGCCTCCATCGATCTGCTCAAGATTGACGTTGAAGGCGGGGAAGGCGAGGTGCTGAGCGGCGCGCGCGAGCTTTTGCGCCGTTCGCGCGCGCCGATCGTCCAACTCGAATATTCCCATAAGAATCTCGATGACGCGCGCCGGGCGGCGTTCGCGGAAACGATGGCTGTTCTGGCTAGTGATGGATTTCGCATCTACCGGCGCGGCATTACCGGCGCTGTGACGCTGCCCGCCGCATCCGAGCCGTTTAGCGGCAATCTGTTTCTTGCACGCGAAGGGGAGGGACAGATCCGACTGCAGCGCATGCTTGAGCGCACAGCGAGACACGACGTTACCCCACGCGATAAAGGTGCGCTCGCGCTGCTACAAGTGATCGTCGCGCAGAACCAAGCGCTGCACGACGCCGAGATGCTGCAGCGTGAACTGGCGCAGGTTGCCGATAGCATAGTCGGCGAGAGCGATACCGCGACTGACGATCCTGTGCGCGCCATGCAACAAGCCTGGCTTGAAACGCGTAAGCGGGCGCTGAACGCGGAAAATCAGGTGTCTTCGCTCTCGGCAGCCGTCGAAGGGCGCGACCGGCTTGTCGATCAAAATAGTGAAAAGATTGCCAGTCTTCGTAATATTGAAGCAAAATTGCGCGTTCGGTTGGAGGCCCTTGAATTGGCCTTAAAGACGGCAAATGGAAAGATTTCTGCGAGTCGGGCGGAATTTGAGCAGTTGCGCTCGCGGTTCAAGGATTCCGAGCAGAAGCGGGGAGCTGCGAATGACAGGAGCGCCGAGATTCGCGCTGAGCACGATCGACTGCGTGCGCGGTTTAAGGAATCTGAGCAAAAGCGCGAGCAATTGATCAAAGTAAGCCAGCGTTTGCAGCGGCGCTGCGAAGAACTACTCAGGCGACTTGGTGAGAACGTAGACGGGACCACCACGGGCGAAACCACTTCGAGCTGATTCAACCGAAAAACGGCAGTCGATCGATCTCTGGCAGAGAGGCTTCGCCGCGTTCGAGAGCCATTTCGAGCAGCCGCCAATCACGCGGCCGATTCACGTCAAAGCCTTCATCTCCCTGAGTAAGGAATGGCGTTAGTATTTCGCCGGCGATAGATCCATGTTCGAGTGCAACGCGCGACCATGCAATCTCAAGGCTTGCGTTCTGCACGTAGACTTCCGGCAGCGCTGCATATTGCGAAGAGTGAAACGGAACCTGTCCATCCGCCATCGGCAGCAGCGGCTGCATACGATCGCCGCTTACGATCCACATTTTGCCAGGGTGCTGCTCGCATTTCTCAACTGCGCGCAATGAGTCCACGCCGACTTGCGCTGCGAACTGGGCCATGGCGCGTTGGATCGTCTGGGGTTTGCGACATGGACTGGTCGGGCGCAGCAGAGAGAAGATGTCGTGGGGCTCGCCCCGGTCGGTCAACATTTGCAGCGTGTAGCGCACCCACTCGATATCAGGCGATATGTCGCCGGACATCGTGATTGGGCGCAATCCTGGGACGTCGGCGCCGTAGTGCTGGGCAATCGCCGCATAGCGCTCAGAGTCCGTGGAGACGACAACCGCATCGAACACGCCCGCCTGCCGCGCCGCGCAGATCGTATAGGCGATCAGCGGATGACCATGGAGCGATCCAATGTTCTTATCGGGGATTCGCTTCGAACCTGCGCGGGCAGGGATCAATGCGACGGCCGTGACCGCGCCCGTCATGGTGGATCGATCCAGAGATAGATGTCCTTCAAGTCGGAATAGACATCGAGCGCTTCAGTGCCTGGCTCGCGGGAGCCGTTGCCGGAGGCTTTTCGCCCGCCGAAAGGCATGTGCGGCTCCGAGCCGTAAGTGCCGCCATTGACGACGACAACGCCGGTCTGGGCCACTTGCGTGAAGTGCCAGCCGCGGTCGATCGAGCGCGTATGGATGCAGGCTGTAAGACCGTAAGGCGAAGCGTTTGTGACACGTACCGCCTCCGCGTAGTCGCGTACGCGATAGAGCGCAGCTATTGGGCCGAAGAGCTCGGTGAGGCTAAGTTCGCCGTCAACGGCTGCGCCTTCGACGATGGTCGGTTCAAGATAATTGCCCGATGCCAGCGTTCCAACAGCGCGGTTGCCTCCCGTCAGAACGCGGGCTCCTGCGCTTTGCGCGCGGCCGATGGCGTCAATCATGGCGGTGATCTGACGTTGATTGATGACTGGTCCAAGATCGCAATCATCCCCGACGCCAAGTTTTTGGGCTTTGGTGGCGGCGACGAATTTCTCAACGAACGTATCGTAGACGGCGTCGAAAATTACAAAGCGGCTACCTGCCGCGCAGCGTTGTCCCGCATTTGAGAATGCCGAGAGCGCCGCCCATCGCACGGCTTTGTCGAGATCGGCGTCATCGCAAACAACGAACGCGTTTTTGCCGCCGAGTTCGAGTGAGAGCTTCTTCAAATCGGCACCGGCTGCCTGGGCGATGCCACGCCCGACGCGATCGGAACCGGTGAAGGAGATGACGTCCACATCAGCATGCTGAGTGAGTTCAGGTCCTACTTCCGCGCCGAGGCCCTGCACCACATTGAGCGCACCGGCGGGTACGCCTGCCTCGATCAGTACGCGCGCCATCCAGTCTGCGGAGATGGGCGTATCCTCGGCAGGTTTGAGCACGACCGCATTGCCGCATATCAGTGCGGGAAAGACTTTCCACGCAAAGTTCGGCGCCGGCGTATTCGCGGCGGTGATGAGAAGCGCAACGCCGCACGGTTGTCGGATTGTCATCGCGTACTTGTTGGCCGTGTTTGATGGCATCGTGCGGCCGAAAAGACGTTGGCCTTCGCCAGCGAAGAAGCGTCCGCATTGCACGGCGCCGCCGGTTTCGCCGCGCGCGTCCTTTAGAGACTTGCCCGCTTCTTCAGCGACGATCCGCGAAAGCTCTTCCGAGCGCTCTTCGATTAGGGCGCAGGCCTTTAGGAGGATTTCACCGCGCTTCACCGCAGGCACAGCCGCCCAGGCTGCTTGTGCAGCCCGCGCCGCTGCGATGGCGCCGCCGGAAATCTCGGCGTCCGCAAGTGAAACCGCGCATATTGTTTCATTGTTGTGCGGGTTCAGCACTGGCGCGATGCGTCCGCTCGTTACTTCGGCGCCGGCGATAAGGGAGGGAATCACACGCGCCACGTTACACCGCCATGAAGCCGCCATCGACGCGGATATCCGCGCCGGTCATGTAGCTCGAAGCGGGCGACAGCAGAAACCCGATCGCGCCGATATAGTCATTTGGTTCGGCCATGTTGCGGAGCTGCGGCTTATCGCGGCGGAGCGGTATCTTGCGCGCATAGGCTTCAAGGAAGCGCGGATCTTGGTTGTTGAAGACCCCGGCAAACGTCACGGTGTTGGCGCGGACGTTCTTTGGTCCCCAATAGACAGCCACGTAGCGCGTAAGATTGTAGAGCGCTGACTTAGAGGCCGAGTAGGCGACCGGCTTGTAGAATTCCTGGCCGTCTTCGCGGCGAAATTCGTAGAGCGCCTGGTCGGGCGACACCGCGCCGTAGATCGAGCTCACGTTCACGATCGCGCCTCGGCCGGATTGGGCCATCGCGGCGCCGAAGACTTGGCAGCAGAGGAAGACTCCTTTGACGTTCACGTTCATCACGCGGTCCCAGGATTCTTCTGGGTAGCTTTCGAACGGACCATTCTCAGAGATTGGTGCGTCGGGTGGGGAATCCAGCGCGGCATTGTTGACAAGGCCCGTCGGCCCGCCGAGCTGAGCTTTGATCTCTGTCAGCGCGGCTTCAAGCTGATCGCGTTTGGTTACATCCGCAGCGAAGACCCCGATTCGATCGTTCTTTGCCAGCGCGCCAAAGGCAGCTTCGCTCTGCGCTTCACTCACACGCGGCTCAATCACGCCAATACGTGCGCCGAGACCATGTAGACCAGACACCAGCGCGCGGCCGATCAGGCCATAGCCGCCGGTGACGACAATTGTCTCGCGCTCGAGCGAAAAGAGAGCAGGAGCTGTGCTCACATTCTTCCTTCCAATACTTCCGCGATAGCGTCGCAAAGTTCGCGTACCGCGCCGTCGCCGCCGTTACGGCGGGTACGGAAGAAGCCCTTGTTTTGAACGCACTCGTGCGCGTCGGCAACGATTACGGCAAGGCCGACGCTGGAGAGCGCCTCCAAATCGTTGATGTCGTTACCCAGAAAGGCGACCTGCGGCCAATCGAGGCCTCGCTCGGCCATCAGGCCTATCAGCGCCGCGACCTTATCGGGGACGTTCTGGGTGCAATCTATTTTGAGCTTGTTAGCGCGCGCGGTGACGACGCCATTGGCTTCAGTCGAAATGATGAAAGGTTCGGCGCCGGCTGCGCTTAGGCGGCGCAGGCCGTAACCTTCGAGCCGCGAGCAGCGCACGGCCTCGCGTCCGTCTTCAAAAACATAGACGGAATTGTCGGTCATCACGCCGTCGAAATCCAACGCGAGCAGTCTTACCTGCGCGGCTTTCGTGGCGAAGCTTGGATTGCCGGGACGGGCGGTGTCGGACATCAGCGCTAAACAGACACGAAAAAGCAGCGCTCAGGAAGCGTCCCTTTCAATTCGTTGTCACTATGATCAGGCGACGTCTGCGGCTTTGGCGACCATGTCGAAGGTTACGGCTTGATCGCGTGTCAGCGGCTGGGTGAGCTTCTTGCCGATGAGCTTGTCGACCTCGAATGGGCGCAAGCCTTCGTCAGCGGGTGATTTGAAGGTGAGATCAGCCTCGGTCAGGACGCGGCCCGCGGGAAGATCACGCGCTGCGACGATCTTCTTCTGCATC
It encodes the following:
- a CDS encoding FkbM family methyltransferase, with product MTSNAFDPFALIRTMLSSRAFALADTPPDAELRALLQLGETAAAADPNLAIALSAITTPRVRALFQSTTSFRTTSGLRFTVDGGDIFAATVAAGYMPEGPDFEGFMQLVGPGSVIVDVGANFGLYALSAALYARLQGRVFAFEPAPGAFALLERNIADNALGSIVTAKQLAVAASVGRAEFYIGDDVSFSSLHRTTRLDADVTSVDVEIVTLDVALSHIASIDLLKIDVEGGEGEVLSGARELLRRSRAPIVQLEYSHKNLDDARRAAFAETMAVLASDGFRIYRRGITGAVTLPAASEPFSGNLFLAREGEGQIRLQRMLERTARHDVTPRDKGALALLQVIVAQNQALHDAEMLQRELAQVADSIVGESDTATDDPVRAMQQAWLETRKRALNAENQVSSLSAAVEGRDRLVDQNSEKIASLRNIEAKLRVRLEALELALKTANGKISASRAEFEQLRSRFKDSEQKRGAANDRSAEIRAEHDRLRARFKESEQKREQLIKVSQRLQRRCEELLRRLGENVDGTTTGETTSS
- a CDS encoding acylneuraminate cytidylyltransferase family protein, producing MTGAVTAVALIPARAGSKRIPDKNIGSLHGHPLIAYTICAARQAGVFDAVVVSTDSERYAAIAQHYGADVPGLRPITMSGDISPDIEWVRYTLQMLTDRGEPHDIFSLLRPTSPCRKPQTIQRAMAQFAAQVGVDSLRAVEKCEQHPGKMWIVSGDRMQPLLPMADGQVPFHSSQYAALPEVYVQNASLEIAWSRVALEHGSIAGEILTPFLTQGDEGFDVNRPRDWRLLEMALERGEASLPEIDRLPFFG
- a CDS encoding aldehyde dehydrogenase family protein, giving the protein MARVIPSLIAGAEVTSGRIAPVLNPHNNETICAVSLADAEISGGAIAAARAAQAAWAAVPAVKRGEILLKACALIEERSEELSRIVAEEAGKSLKDARGETGGAVQCGRFFAGEGQRLFGRTMPSNTANKYAMTIRQPCGVALLITAANTPAPNFAWKVFPALICGNAVVLKPAEDTPISADWMARVLIEAGVPAGALNVVQGLGAEVGPELTQHADVDVISFTGSDRVGRGIAQAAGADLKKLSLELGGKNAFVVCDDADLDKAVRWAALSAFSNAGQRCAAGSRFVIFDAVYDTFVEKFVAATKAQKLGVGDDCDLGPVINQRQITAMIDAIGRAQSAGARVLTGGNRAVGTLASGNYLEPTIVEGAAVDGELSLTELFGPIAALYRVRDYAEAVRVTNASPYGLTACIHTRSIDRGWHFTQVAQTGVVVVNGGTYGSEPHMPFGGRKASGNGSREPGTEALDVYSDLKDIYLWIDPP
- a CDS encoding SDR family oxidoreductase; the protein is MSTAPALFSLERETIVVTGGYGLIGRALVSGLHGLGARIGVIEPRVSEAQSEAAFGALAKNDRIGVFAADVTKRDQLEAALTEIKAQLGGPTGLVNNAALDSPPDAPISENGPFESYPEESWDRVMNVNVKGVFLCCQVFGAAMAQSGRGAIVNVSSIYGAVSPDQALYEFRREDGQEFYKPVAYSASKSALYNLTRYVAVYWGPKNVRANTVTFAGVFNNQDPRFLEAYARKIPLRRDKPQLRNMAEPNDYIGAIGFLLSPASSYMTGADIRVDGGFMAV
- a CDS encoding KdsC family phosphatase; the encoded protein is MSDTARPGNPSFATKAAQVRLLALDFDGVMTDNSVYVFEDGREAVRCSRLEGYGLRRLSAAGAEPFIISTEANGVVTARANKLKIDCTQNVPDKVAALIGLMAERGLDWPQVAFLGNDINDLEALSSVGLAVIVADAHECVQNKGFFRTRRNGGDGAVRELCDAIAEVLEGRM